One stretch of Streptomyces sp. A2-16 DNA includes these proteins:
- a CDS encoding putative PEP-binding protein, translating into MSVTDREAGTLPPSETASGSPGRVLVPYGQGRIRGLDAAELGSHGAAMDRLLALGLPVVPGLTVPAGAAASLCEADTAEAAVELVEQLSGRRVGDPARPLLLRLSASAPTEVAGLPPDLACLGLSPAGADDLSAVIGSADALYEVWAGTVRMIAEYALAVPAAVLDDALLDTPEPRARVELLLSLAAEHGSRPFPDAPAQQLALAARALLGRWDSPRARRSRRAQKLPADLAVALHVQALRIGPAHHSGYGTAVSRDPGTGRFSPQGAFFRGVRRSAPPPHTGEPLERLAGGTALLEHSLLTLERHLRTPVSVDFEVRDDEISLLAASPQPRPPLRASVCLAADLARDGALGHEEAVRRISPSQVQELLHPRLRLTGGEELLVKGLPASPGAATGAVVLSSERALELAADGTRVVLVAAETSPADVPGMLAAAAVLTGTGGIASHAAVVARGAGKPAVCGAEGLHVDRTAGTVRFGERVLREGDPVSLDGRTGAVYAGTLSVSVAGPPPELSTLLGWADGVRRLGVRVNADTAGEVDTAIALGAEGVGLCRTEHQFLGERLPLIRRVLLAADPASRDEALVALERAQHEDFRALLAAVGDRPVTVRLLDAPLHEFLPAPGQAQDAAEEQRAAALREANPMLGLRGVRLALLHERLYPAQAEALFTAWADVAATGVRPRLEVMIPLVSLPEELAAAAAYVRDAAAAVAARTGVEVPYRLGTMIETPRAALLAGELAEHAEFFSFGTNDLTQLTYGFSRDDVERQVLASYQERGFLTASPFARLDPHGVGALIALAAARAREVRPGIKLGVCGEHGGDPESIAFCDDLGLDYVSCSAHRVPVARMAAAHSALREPGEQSGSTR; encoded by the coding sequence GTGAGCGTCACCGACCGCGAGGCGGGCACGCTCCCACCGTCCGAGACGGCCTCCGGCAGTCCCGGCAGGGTTCTCGTGCCCTACGGACAGGGGCGAATCCGCGGCCTCGACGCCGCCGAGCTGGGCTCCCACGGCGCCGCCATGGACCGGCTGCTGGCCCTCGGCCTGCCGGTCGTTCCGGGGCTCACGGTGCCCGCCGGTGCCGCCGCGTCGCTGTGCGAGGCCGACACCGCCGAGGCCGCCGTGGAACTGGTCGAACAGCTCTCGGGGCGGCGCGTGGGCGACCCGGCCCGGCCGCTGCTGCTGCGCCTGTCGGCGAGCGCGCCCACCGAGGTCGCCGGACTCCCGCCCGACCTGGCCTGTCTCGGCCTCTCCCCCGCCGGTGCCGACGACCTGTCCGCCGTCATCGGAAGCGCCGACGCGCTGTACGAGGTGTGGGCCGGCACGGTGCGCATGATCGCCGAGTACGCCCTCGCCGTGCCCGCCGCCGTGCTCGACGACGCCCTCCTGGACACCCCCGAGCCCCGGGCACGCGTGGAGCTGCTGCTGTCCCTGGCGGCGGAGCACGGCTCGCGCCCCTTCCCCGACGCCCCGGCACAGCAGCTCGCGCTGGCCGCGCGCGCCCTCCTCGGCCGGTGGGACTCCCCCCGTGCACGAAGGTCCCGCCGCGCCCAGAAGCTCCCCGCCGACCTGGCCGTCGCCCTGCACGTACAGGCCCTGCGCATCGGGCCCGCCCACCACTCGGGCTACGGCACCGCGGTCAGCCGCGATCCCGGGACCGGTCGCTTCTCACCCCAGGGCGCCTTCTTCCGCGGAGTGCGCCGCAGTGCCCCGCCGCCGCACACCGGTGAACCGCTGGAGCGGCTCGCGGGCGGCACCGCGCTGCTCGAACACTCCCTGCTCACCCTGGAACGCCATCTGCGCACACCGGTGTCGGTCGACTTCGAGGTGCGCGACGACGAGATCTCCCTGCTCGCCGCCTCCCCGCAACCGCGCCCGCCGCTCAGGGCCTCGGTCTGTCTGGCCGCGGACCTGGCCCGCGACGGGGCCCTCGGCCACGAGGAGGCCGTACGCCGGATCAGCCCCTCGCAGGTGCAGGAACTGCTGCACCCCCGACTCCGGCTGACCGGAGGCGAGGAACTGCTGGTGAAAGGACTGCCCGCGTCTCCGGGGGCGGCGACCGGGGCGGTCGTGCTGTCCAGTGAACGCGCCCTGGAACTGGCCGCGGACGGCACACGGGTCGTCCTCGTGGCCGCCGAGACCAGCCCGGCGGACGTCCCCGGCATGCTGGCCGCCGCCGCGGTGCTGACCGGCACGGGCGGCATCGCCTCCCACGCCGCGGTGGTGGCCCGGGGCGCCGGCAAGCCGGCGGTGTGCGGCGCGGAGGGACTCCACGTGGACCGGACCGCGGGCACGGTGCGCTTCGGCGAGCGCGTGCTGCGCGAGGGCGACCCGGTCTCGCTGGACGGGCGTACCGGCGCCGTCTACGCCGGGACGCTGAGCGTCAGTGTCGCCGGACCACCGCCCGAGCTCTCCACCCTGCTGGGATGGGCGGACGGCGTGCGCCGGCTGGGGGTGCGGGTGAACGCCGACACGGCCGGCGAGGTGGACACCGCAATTGCCCTGGGTGCGGAAGGCGTCGGGCTGTGCCGTACGGAACACCAGTTCCTCGGCGAACGGCTGCCGCTGATCCGCCGGGTGCTCCTGGCCGCCGACCCGGCCTCCCGCGACGAGGCGCTGGTGGCGCTGGAGCGCGCCCAGCACGAGGACTTCCGCGCGCTGCTGGCCGCCGTGGGCGACCGTCCGGTGACCGTGCGCCTGCTCGACGCCCCGCTGCACGAGTTCCTGCCCGCACCCGGACAGGCCCAGGACGCGGCCGAGGAGCAGCGGGCCGCCGCCCTGCGGGAGGCGAACCCGATGCTCGGGCTGCGCGGGGTGCGGCTGGCGCTGCTGCACGAGAGGCTCTACCCGGCCCAGGCCGAGGCGCTCTTCACCGCCTGGGCCGATGTCGCCGCCACCGGAGTCCGGCCGCGGCTGGAGGTGATGATCCCGCTCGTCAGCCTGCCGGAGGAACTGGCCGCCGCGGCGGCCTACGTACGCGATGCCGCCGCCGCGGTCGCCGCCCGCACCGGGGTGGAGGTCCCGTACCGGCTCGGCACGATGATCGAGACCCCGCGGGCCGCGCTGCTGGCCGGTGAACTCGCCGAGCACGCCGAGTTCTTCTCCTTCGGCACCAACGACCTCACCCAGCTCACCTACGGCTTCTCCCGGGACGACGTCGAGCGCCAGGTGCTCGCCTCCTACCAGGAACGCGGGTTCCTGACCGCCAGCCCCTTCGCCCGCCTCGACCCGCACGGGGTCGGCGCCCTGATCGCCCTGGCGGCGGCGCGGGCCCGGGAGGTGCGGCCCGGCATCAAGCTGGGCGTGTGCGGCGAGCACGGCGGCGACCCCGAGTCCATCGCGTTCTGCGACGACCTCGGTCTCGACTACGTCTCCTGCTCCGCACACCGCGTACCGGTGGCCCGGATGGCCGCCGCGCACAGTGCCCTGCGGGAACCCGGCGAACAGAGCGGGAGCACACGATGA
- a CDS encoding acyl-CoA dehydrogenase family protein yields MPIQFDVDPAVAQLVASTSEFVREVVVPAERECGGSVHDAPEALRETLQKAAREAGVFAPHVPRRWGGHGLDLRGQAAVFEAAGYSLLGPLALNCAAPDEGNMHLLEKVATEEQKQRYLGPLSAGETRSCFAMTEPAPGAGADPRSLRTTATRVPGGWRLDGHKWFITGAHGAGFAIVMARTSGSPGDPGGATMFLVDADTPGMRLVRNIETLDESLFAGHAEILFEDCVVGEGQVLGEVDRGFDGAQVRLGPARLTHCMRWLGAARRAQDVALERAGSRMAFGSALGDLGMVQQMLADSEIDIEASRALILRTAWELDTASAAASQLTSVSKTFVAEAVNRVVDRAVQICGALGISAADAPLARLFREVRPFRIYDGPSETHRFAIARRAVRPYRQPRAEAADGR; encoded by the coding sequence GTGCCCATCCAGTTCGATGTCGATCCGGCAGTCGCCCAACTCGTCGCGTCCACCTCGGAGTTCGTGCGAGAGGTGGTCGTCCCGGCCGAGCGCGAGTGCGGCGGGTCCGTGCACGACGCCCCCGAGGCCCTGCGCGAGACCCTGCAGAAGGCCGCCCGCGAGGCGGGTGTCTTCGCTCCCCACGTGCCGAGGAGGTGGGGCGGGCACGGCCTCGACCTGCGCGGGCAGGCGGCGGTCTTCGAAGCCGCGGGCTACTCGCTGCTGGGACCGCTGGCGCTGAACTGCGCCGCCCCCGACGAGGGCAACATGCACCTGCTGGAGAAGGTGGCCACCGAGGAGCAGAAGCAGAGGTATCTGGGTCCCCTCTCCGCGGGTGAGACCCGGTCCTGCTTCGCCATGACCGAACCGGCGCCGGGGGCCGGGGCCGATCCCCGTTCCCTGCGCACCACGGCCACCCGGGTCCCCGGCGGCTGGCGCCTCGACGGCCACAAGTGGTTCATCACCGGCGCCCACGGGGCCGGCTTCGCCATCGTCATGGCCCGGACCTCGGGCAGCCCCGGCGACCCGGGCGGCGCCACCATGTTCCTGGTCGACGCCGACACCCCCGGCATGCGCCTGGTCCGCAACATCGAGACCCTCGACGAGTCGCTCTTCGCCGGACACGCCGAGATCCTCTTCGAGGACTGCGTGGTGGGGGAGGGGCAGGTCCTCGGCGAGGTGGACCGCGGCTTCGACGGCGCCCAGGTCCGGCTCGGCCCCGCCCGGCTGACCCACTGCATGCGCTGGCTGGGAGCGGCTCGCCGCGCCCAGGACGTCGCGCTGGAACGGGCCGGGAGCCGGATGGCGTTCGGATCGGCGCTCGGAGACCTCGGCATGGTCCAGCAGATGCTGGCCGACTCGGAGATCGACATCGAGGCGAGCCGCGCCCTGATCCTGCGCACCGCCTGGGAGCTGGACACCGCGTCGGCGGCCGCCTCCCAGCTGACCTCGGTGTCCAAGACCTTCGTGGCCGAGGCGGTTAACCGGGTGGTCGACCGCGCGGTGCAGATCTGCGGAGCCCTCGGCATCTCGGCCGCCGACGCGCCGCTCGCCCGCCTGTTCAGAGAGGTGCGGCCGTTCCG
- a CDS encoding enoyl-CoA hydratase/isomerase family protein, with protein MTLPVSTEPVRIVRRPDRVVELRLTDPARGNALDLRTAEALRDAAHEVAADPGGAVLLRTVGGSFCVGGDLRAFAGRGAETGTYVRAVADAAHTAIQALYDLPVPLVTAVRGAAAGGGVGLALVGDVVLAARSAQFRLAYTAIGLTPDCGASWFLPRLAGPRRAAELILTDRVLTGDDAERWGLVSRSVDDGHLDDAAHETASALAAGAGDALRAAKSLLRAGDGDGLRQHLAEEARSIAALADGPQAQRLMAAFLAARSRPKAGGDRAGALAPESVS; from the coding sequence ATGACCCTGCCCGTGAGCACCGAGCCGGTCCGGATCGTCCGTCGTCCGGACCGGGTCGTCGAGCTGAGACTGACCGATCCCGCACGGGGCAACGCCCTGGACCTGAGGACCGCCGAGGCGCTGCGGGACGCGGCCCACGAGGTGGCCGCGGACCCGGGCGGCGCGGTGCTGCTGCGGACGGTCGGCGGCAGCTTCTGCGTGGGCGGTGACCTGCGCGCATTCGCCGGCCGGGGCGCGGAGACGGGCACTTATGTGCGTGCCGTGGCGGACGCGGCGCACACCGCGATACAGGCCCTGTACGACCTGCCGGTGCCGCTGGTGACCGCGGTACGCGGCGCGGCCGCGGGCGGCGGGGTCGGTCTCGCCCTCGTGGGGGACGTCGTCCTGGCTGCCCGGTCGGCGCAGTTCCGGCTGGCGTACACGGCGATCGGGCTCACGCCGGACTGCGGGGCCTCGTGGTTCCTGCCGCGCCTGGCGGGCCCGCGCAGGGCGGCCGAGCTGATCCTGACCGACCGGGTCCTGACCGGCGACGACGCCGAACGATGGGGTCTGGTCTCCCGTTCCGTGGACGACGGACACCTGGACGACGCGGCGCACGAGACCGCGTCCGCCCTGGCCGCCGGCGCCGGTGACGCGCTGCGTGCCGCGAAGTCGCTGCTGCGTGCCGGGGACGGTGACGGACTGCGGCAGCACCTCGCCGAGGAGGCGCGGTCGATCGCCGCCCTGGCGGACGGCCCGCAGGCACAGCGGCTGATGGCCGCGTTCCTGGCCGCGCGGAGCCGCCCGAAGGCCGGTGGCGACAGAGCCGGAGCCCTCGCACCGGAAAGTGTTTCTTGA